The Methylophilus sp. TWE2 region AGTGGCTTTCATGCCCGCGTTGTGCAGCACGAGTGTGACCATTTATTTGGGGTACTTTACCCCATGCGTATTCGTGACATGACAAAATTTGGCTTTAATGAAGTACTTTTTCCTAGAATGACGCTCCCAGATGATTAATTGTTTGCTATAATGCGCGCTTTCGGGAAGAGTGGCAGAGCGGTTTAATGCAACAGTCTTGAAAACTGTCGAGGGTTCACGCCCTCCGTGAGTTCGAATCTCACCTCTTCCGCCAGAACATGAATGCCGCAGGAATGCGGCATTTTCATTTGAAGTTTTTATTCATTACATATTTAAGGAAACGTCATGACACAAATCATCATCGACCATAACCCATCAGAAGAGAAATTGAACGAACTGGGCGTAAGAAGCTGGAACACCTGGGATTGCGCACCTTCCAAATTCCCTCTGGATTTCACTGCGACTGAAAAAGCCTACGTGCTGGAAGGCGAATTCAAAGTGACTCCACAAGGTGGCGACACTGTAACGATCAAGGCTGGTGACTATGTTGAGTTTCCAAAAGGCCTGAAATCTCAGTGGGAAGTGGTCAAACAATTGAAAAAACACTACAAGCACTTCTAATTGCTGCTTGTCACAATTGTTTGAGAAAAACCCTGCATCGCAGGGTTTTTTGTTTTGGGTGTATGAGATGGTTAAAGCTGAAGTCATGAAATTCTGCCATTGTGCCGAAATACAAACCTAATTCCACCATGCACTCTAGCCAACTTATTGATATTAAAATACAATCTCACCTTGATTGAAAAATCAAACGCCTTGGGGTGGCTAACGCCTGAGATCTCGCGCAAGCGGGAAACCCAATGAACCTGACCCAGATAATGCTGGCGTAGGGACAGGCAGAGCATCTACAACGCAAATGTTTTTGGTTTGTTGTTCCATCAACGAGCCTACTCACGTCATTGTCACTCTTCCCCTGTCCTTTTTATGTATCTTATAGAAAGGATTCTCTTGAAACCGATTACAAAACCGCTGTCTTTGATTAGTCTGCTACTGACCACACCTGTGTTGGCCGCAGAAGATGATGAGACAGTGAAGCTGCCTGAAGTTGTAGTGAGCGCGGATTTTCGTCCAAACACGGCGGAGAAAACCCCAATCAGCCTGACTGAAATCAAGAAAGAAACCATTGAAGCACGTGGCGCCCAGCACCTTGAGGAAGTATTGAATCTCGCGCCTAACGTCAATGTAACCAGCGGGGCTTCCCGTGGGAGGTTTTTACAAATCCGCGGCATGGGTATACGCAGTCAATATAACAATCCTGTGAATCCGTCAGTTGGCCTCATTATTGACGGCATTGATTTCAGTCGATTGGGTGGGGCGGCAACGTTGTTTGATATTGATGCAATTGAGGTCCTGCGTGGACCGCAAGGCACCAAGTTTGGCCCTAATGCGATTGCAGGGGTGGTGACCATGCAAAGCGCTGAGCCAACCAAGGACTTCAAATTACGCGCCCAATCCGGTGTCGCCGAATATAACACACGTAACCTTGGCCTGGCAGTAGGAGGCACTATTGTAGAAGACCGTCTGCTGGGGCGTGCCTCAATTTACTCACATAAGTCTGATGGCTATATGCAGAATGATACTTTGGGCCGTGATAATACCCAAAATCAGGATGAGTTGACCTTTCGCAGTAAATTCAAATTATTTGCGACAGAAGATTTAACACTGGACTTTACCCTGATGCATTTGAATATTGACAATGGCTATGATGCATTTACCTTGGATAACAGTCGTCGCAGTAAAGCAGACCAGCCTGGTGAAGATGCGCTCAGAGCCAATGCCTTTGGGGTAAAAGCTAACTGGCAGGCGTCAGACGCAGTGATTATTCAATCTGAAGCAACTTACCTGAAAGCAGATTCTGCTTATGGATTCGATGGCGACTGGTCAAAAGGGCTTGCCATTGGGTACAGCGGTACAGAACAATATAAGCGTAAACATGATAATTACTCATTTGAAGTGCGGGCCCTATCTGATAAGGTAGGCAGGATTTTCAATGATTCAACAGATTGGACAGTGGGTTTCTACCATTTTAGCCAGGATGAAAAATTTGATTCCAACATCAATTACGGCACCCCGAATTTACTGAATGGCCGCTTTGATACGGACAACACTGCCTTATTTGGTCAACTAGACAGCCATTTAACAGAAAAGCTCACTTTGGTTACTGGCTTGCGCGCTGAGCACTTTGAAGCTCGTTATAGAGACTCTGACAATCTTGTTAAAAATATCTCTGAAATGCTGTACGGCACTAAGCTGGGACTCAATTATCAGGCCAATCAAGACCATCTTTTGTATACTTCGCTGAGCCGCGGTTACAAGCCAGGCGGTGTCAACAACGATAATAGGGTGCAGCCAAGTCAGCGGGCATTTAATACCGAATATATGTGGAATCTGGAAGCAGGGGTTAAATCTCATTGGCTGGACGGATCTCTTGTAACGAATGTGGCTGTGTTTTACGCAAAGCGTAAAGATGCACAAACAAAAAGCTCTACACAGGTTGGCACTTCGTTTATTGAATTTTATGACAATGCCGCACAAGCTACGCATATGGGCCTGGAAGCAGGCCTAGACTGGTTTCTCACTGACCAGTTACGTGTGATAGGTTCATTGGGTTTGTTAAATGCCAAGTTTAACGAGTATCAAAATCCCAATCCTGCGGCTGTGAAGTTGCAGGGACGCGATGTTGCCAGCGCCCCTTCATATCAATATAACCTTGGTGCAGAATGGTATGCCAATGCCGCATGGACTTTAAGGGCGAATGTAGAGGGTAAGGATGCTTTTTATTTCTCTGACAGCCATAACTCAAAATCTAGTGCTTACGCCTTAGTGAATGCGAATGCTGATTACAAATATGACAAACATTGGCGAGTAAGTATCTGGGTGAGAAACTTGCTAGACAAAGATTATGCAACCCGTGGATTTTTCTTTGACCAGGGATTTGGCAATCAGGGTTATCAGCAATACGGTGAGCCACGCATTGGTGGTATCACGGTGACTTTCGATTATTAAAATTAAACAAGCGGGTGTGGATTGGCCCGCGGGAATGTCCTTTATTTTGGAGTTTATATGCGTATTTCAGTCGATATCAGTTTATATCCCCTGACCGAAGGCTATGTAGAGCCTATTCTGGCGTTTATCAATAAGCTTGAAGGCAATAAAAAGCTGGTGGTCAAGCGCAATAGCCTGGCCACGCAAGTGTTTGGTGAATACCGCGACGTGATGGATTGCCTGGATGGAGAAATGGAGGCGGTGTTTAACGCGCTGCCACATAGCGTCTTTGTCATGAAGTTTATCGGCACAGACCGGGCGGATGTGGTGGATGTTTAACCCGTCATGTCGTGTGTGCAAGCTTGTTAACGTATTTGCTGTGTGCTAGTCATGAACCAAGATCTCTATCAAGCCATCCTGAACGCATTTCATCAGATGTCTCACTGGGAAATTGCCGCTGCTTCAATGGGCGTTGCTTATATTCTGCTGGCGGCTAAAGAGTCTCAGTGGTGCTGGCCGTTCGCTTTCTTCAGCACACTGGTCTACACCGTACTGTTTTGGCATGACCAGCTGCCCATGCAGGCATTCCTCAATTTTTATTATATGGGTATGGCCATTTATGGCTTTTGGGTGTGGCATCAACACGGCACGCAAACAGACACGTTAACCATCAGCCGCTGGCCTTGGCTCAGGCATGTGGCCTTTATTGCAGTCGGAGTCGCCGTGAGCGCTGTGGTCAGTGCTTATTTGCAAAAGACTGGTCAATCTCAAAGTCCGGTGTTGGATGCTTATACCACGGTGTTTTCTGTGATGAATACCTGGCTGATTGCCAGGAAAGTACTGGAAAACTGGTTGTATTGGGCAGTGATTGATGGCGCTGCCACGCTGTTGTATGTGCAAACAGGGTATTACGCAACGGCAGCTTTATTTGTACTGAACACTATTTTGGCGATTGTCGGGTTTATCAGCTGGGTGAAGCTTTACAGGCAGCAAACTAAATAGGGCACTTTGAAGAAGGTTGCGTTTTATATTCGCTGCATCCACTTTTCCAAATCACTTTCACCAAGCACATTCATTAAAAATAATAGCAATTGGTAGCAGGGCGACTTTGCATTGTGGTCTGGCCAGCGATGTGTTTGCGTATAGCGCTGTTTGAATAATACCAATTGCGTTGGCGTTAACACATATTCCAGCAATATCAGGTCCAGCGCACGCGGTGCAATCACAAACGCATCAAGATCAATCAGTACCAGATCATTGTTGCCAGAATCACTTAAGCGGAATTGATCCCAGCGCAAATCCAGCATGACCGGTACAAAGTCCGTTTCTTGGATACTTTTTGCGTGCGCTAATACTTCCTTGAGTAATGGTTCAGCAATGCGCTTATGTTGTTGCTGGACCAGAAAAGCAAGCGTTTCATACAAATGGTCACCCCATTCGGATGCGGAAAATTGAGGCGCATGTAGCATGCCCCAACGGCTGTAGGTGCATTGATGCAGTTTGGCGATATGTTCAGCCAACTTAACCACCCATTGGTCGGCGACACGTTCCGTTTCCACATCTTTACCAGCTAAAAAGTGGGTGAGCACGAATCGGTTGGAACTTGCTGAAACAAAATCAGGCACGGCAAGCGCACCGTTTTTCTCCAAGAAATGATGCGTTGAACGGATATTGCCCAAACTGTTTGGAAAGTCAGCGGCAAATAAATGGTTGGCGCCTAACCAGAAATGAGACTTTTCAATAGTGGCTTCATTACACACTTTCAGCACCATTGGACCATCTATTGTCTGGCAATAAAAAAGCTGATGGGTGCTATCTTCAAACTTATTCTGGATAGCTTTGGGTTGAGCAATCAGTTTGGGTAGACGGGCTTGTTCGGACGCGGTGAGTTGTGGGTAGGTAAGCATGGTCAGAACTCTAGTTTCAGAGCCGTATTTTAAGCCATCAGGCTGTTTAAATCATCTGATAAGACAACCTTCATGGCGAGGTTCTCCTTGTGCTACATTGAATGGAGGGTGCATGGAGTCAAAGACTGTATCGTAACGTTGTCTTCGCGACTCGCAGGCGATTAAAATAGCTTTAACCTGTCAATGGAGAGCGATATGTCAGCTATTATTGTAGAGAAACCTACGCCAGAGCGATTAAATGAACTGGGCGTCAAGCAATGACCTACTTGGTCCAAAGAGGTATCTACCTTCCCCTGGCAATACAGCAGTACTGAGATTGCTTATATCCTTGAAGGAGAGGTCACGGTAACGCCTAAGGGTGGTCAGCCGGTGAGTTTTGCTGCGGGTGACCTGGTCACTTTTGCCACCGGGCTGGATTGCGTGTGGGAAGTGAAAAAACCGCTACGCAAGCATTATCATTTTGAGTAGCTTCAAGTTACCGCTACAGCTCGTTTAAGGCCTCACTGAGGGCGGCAATTTGTCTGTCGCCGAGCGGTTGGCCATCGCAGGCAGAGATCAGGAAGCTATCTTCAACGCGGTTGCCCAGGGTGTTGATCTTGGCATTGTGTAATTCAATACCATGTTTGAGGAATATCTGCGCCATACTGGCCAATAGGCCAGGTCGGTCATTTGCAATCACATCCAGCTGCTGAAATGCATGGCCTTGGGGTGGGTGACCAGCCACCGGCCGCAAACTGACCTGCGTGGTGATAGGCATATGTTTCACCTGACGGCTGACCCGTCCGCGTATCGGTGTGGGGATGGCCTGATCACTGAGCAATTGCTCGGTGAGCCCTTGTTCTATGTGTTTAAGCAGACCGTTGTAGCTGATCTGGCGAGTGTCAGGCTCGAGCACAATAAAATTGTCCAGTGCGTAGCCGTGTGCAGTGGTGAAAATTTTCGCCTGCACGATGTTGTATTGCATGCTGTCAAAAAAGTGGCAGATACGGGCAAAAATTTCTTTCTGATCCCGGCTGTAAATCATGACCTGAATGCCATCGCCTTTGGGGCTTAGCCTTGCACGAACAATGGGTTTGTCTGCCGCTTGATGCGGGATCAGTAGGCGGCTTTGCCACGCGATTTCGTCACTATCAAACCGGCTGAAGTAACCCGCGCCAAACGCTTGCCATAATGGATGCACAGACGACTCTTTGAGGTTGAAACTGCTGAGTTTTTGCAATACTTCCTGTTTGCGCAGGCTCAGTTGCGCTTCTGTATTGAGCGATTGTTGCAATACGCGGCGCGTTTGCAAGAACAGGCTTTCCAGCAGTTTGGCTTTCCACGCATTCCACACATTGGGGCTGGTGCCACGGATGTCTGCCACAGTGAGCAAGTACAAAGCGGTCAGCCGGTATTCTGAGCCTACCAATTGTGCAAAGCCTTCAATCACATCGGGGTCCGACAAATCACTTTTCTGTGCAGTGCTCGATAATTTTAAATGTGCTTCGACAAGCCAGGCCACTAGTTCGGTATCATTTTTGGGTAAGCCCAGCTTGCGGCAAAAGCGCCTGGCATCCAGGGTACCTAATGTTGAATGGTCGCCGCCACGGCCTTTGGCAATATCATGAAAGATCGCGGCCAGGTATAACAGGTGTGGCTGGCTGAACGCATTAAACAGCTCGCTACACAACGGAAATTCGTGGCGCAAATCTGCTTTAGCAAAGCGACGCAGGTTACGCAATACGTTAAGGGTATGTTCATCCACGGTATAGACATGAAACAGGTCATGTTGCATTTGCGCAATGACGCGTCCGAACACCGGGATATAACGGCCCAGGATACCATAACGATTCATGCGGCGCAGGCTGCGGTGTACTCCTTCACGGCTTTGCAGAATTTGCAGAAACAGTGCCTTGTAGGCTGCATTTTGCCTAAACTTGTGATCAATCAATGGTTGAGTGGCTTGCAATGCCCGCACCAGTGGTGCGCTGAAGCCAGTGATTTCAGGATGTTGCTGCAATAGCTGGAAGCAGCGCAAAATGGCTTCAGGTTTGCGTTGGAACAGGTCAGCACTTTGTGCACTGAGCAAGCCTTGTGAAAGCGTAAAGTCTTCATCTATTGCCGTGGCTGGTTCAGTAGCAGGATTCACACGGGCATGCATGAGTTTGAGCAGCACTTCATTTTCAATAATGATGGCTTTGGCACTGCGATAAAACCCTTGCATCAATAGCTCACTGGCACGTTTTTGCGGAGTGGTTTGATAGCCCATTTGTTCGGCCAGGGCGTTCTGGAAATCAAATACCAGCCGGTCTTCACGCCGCTTGGCCAACAAATGCAGGCGGATGCGCAGGTTCTGCAGCAATCGTTCATGGCGTTTGAGTTGGTTCGCCTGGCTGCGGCTCAGCAGGCCAGCATGCACCAGGTCATTCCAGTCATGGCCTAAATTCTGGCTTTGGGCGATCCATAAAATCATATGTAGATCACGCAGTCCGCCTGGACTTTCCTTGACATTGGGTTCAAGGTTATAAGCGGTATCGTGAAACTTGGCGTGGCGCATTTGTTGTTCGCGCAGTTTTTCGGCAAAGAAACGCACGCTGTCTAACTGTGTCTGTAATGAATGCGCCAGTGTTTTGAAACTTGATTTGTCACCGGTCAGCCAGCGTGCTTCCAGCAGGTTGGTCATGATGGTCACATCGAGTTTGGCCTCATCCAGGCATTCCTGCAAGCTTCGTACACTGTGGCCAATATTGAGGCCAATATCCCACAAGGTGCCAATCAGGGATTCGACATCTGTTTGCAACTGCTGGCTACTGAGCTGTGGCATCAGGATCAGCAAGTCGATATCCGAATGCGGGAACATATCGCCGCGACCATAACCACCCACGGCAATCAGGCTGACGGTGTCAGGCAAGGCGTAAGCGCGCCAGATATCCCTTAATAGTTGGTCGAGTACACGGGTGTGTTGCCGCAATAATGTTTTTGCTTGCGGAGTGGCCAAGTAAGCATCGGCAATCTGCTGACGAGCCAGTTGTAACGACTCGCGCCAGTGCTTGAGCTGTTCTTTGGCAATCACCGTCATGTAGCTGCGGTCACTTATAGGTCTGGACGTGGCGGTGTACCGGCAGAGACGGTCATGATCTCAAAACCATCTTCCGTCACCAGTACCGTGTGTTCCCATTGGGCGGAGAGGCTGCGGTCTTTGGTGACGACCGTCCAGCCATCCGACATGAATTTGATGTCACGACGCCCGGCGTTGATCATGGGCTCTATGGTAAAAATCATGCCTGGCTTGAGCGTGAGGCCTGCACCGGGTTTGCCATAATGCAGTACCTGGGGTTCGCAATGAAATTTTTTGCCTATGCCGTGGCCGCAGAATTCGCGCACGATGCTGTAACCATTTTTTTCTGCAAACGATTGAATAGCATAGCCAATATCACCCAAGGTATTGCCTGGTTTGACTTTTTCGATCCCGCGCCACATGGCCTGGTAGGTCAGGTCACACAAGCGTTTTGCCTGCGGCGTGACGCTACCCACCATAAACATACGTGAGGTGTCGCCATGGTAGCCATCTTTAATCACAGTGATATCTATATTGACGATGTCGCCGTTCTTGAGCTCTTTTTCGCTGGGCACGCCATGACAAATCTGCTGGTTGATAGAGGTGCAGATGGATTTAGGATACGGTGTATGGCCATCAGGCGCATAGTTCAACGGTGCTGGAATCGCCTGCTGCTCATTGACAATATAATCATGACACAACTGGTCCAGCCTGTTGGTGGTGACACCCGCCACCACAAAGGGGGTGATGTAATCCAGTACCTCAGCGGCCAACCGGCCAGCGACGCGCATTTTTTCAATTTCTTCGGGAGTGTGCAGAATAATTGCCATATGCCTGATGATCTTCAAAAGCCAGCTTTTGAGCAGCCAGCCTGGGAATCAATAACTAAAATGTCATTCTAACATAGGCATTTATCAGAGATGACTAAAGAAAAAGCGCTTTTGCGCCGTTAAACTGATAAGTCAGAGAACAAACAGGCAGTGAATTGTGCGATTGATTACAGCATCGCCCAGCGCTGCAGTGTTTTATACTCGGGCGCATGAATCAAGCTGGAGCGTACACATGGTGACACTCACCGAAGCAAGAGAAAACCGGACAGTCAATGATTGGGTCGCCTTTTTTAAACAGGCGGACATCCCGGTATTGCGGCAGACAGCCAGGGAACTCGCAGCATTGCGTGAACGTGAGGATGAAATGGGTGCCCGCGACATTACCCGTGTGGTGATTAATGACCCACTCATGATGTTCAAGGTGCTGACGTACGCCAATAATCATCGGAGCCGCCATCAGTTACAAGATCTGGTGCAGGTTGAACAGGCTATTATCATGATGGGCAACAGTACCTTTTTTGACCAGATTCCGACTGTGCCTCATGTAGAAGATGTGCTAGATAGTCATGTTTCAGCACTGGTCGATTTGCTCAAACTCATGATACGTGCACACCGGGCCGGTTATTTTGCGGCTGATTTTGCTTCGCACCTGATGGATCTGCATGCTGAAGAATTACGCGTGGCAGCGTCACTGTATGATTTTGCCGAAATGCTCATGTGGATTTTTAATCCGGAGGCAATGAGCGAAATCAGGAACCGGCAAGCTGCTGATAAAACCTTGCGTAGCCGAGTCGTACAGCAGGAAATACTTGGTTTCCGGGTCGTAGAGTTGCAAGAAGCGCTGGTGCATGTATTTAATCTACCGTCACTGTTAACGGATTTAATGGATGAACAGCGTGCGCATTTGCCCCGCGTGCGTAATGTACAGTTGGCAGTGAATCTAGCCAGGCACTCTGCGGATGGCTGGGATAATGCGGCTTTGCCAGATGACTACAAGGATATTTCACAGCTTTTGCATGTGGATATAGAGCGCGTGATGCACATTGTTGGCGCGCGTCACTAATCGATTGGGTTTTAGTCTTAACGAATGACTAGTAAATCTGTGATCGCCTGATGCACGCGGTCAATCACACTTTCCCAGGACTCTTCATGCGCTTGCCTGAAAATGCGCATTCCCGGATACCACGGACTGTCTTCCCTGTATTGCAGCCAGCGGAAATGGCACTGGTGTGGCAGCAACAGCCAGACTTGCTTGCCCAGTGCTGCTGATAAATGTGCGACAGCCGTATCCGCGGAAATCACCAGATCCATTTGCATGATCAGCCCCGCAGTCTGGGTGAAATCCGTCAACGCCGGATGATGACATTCCAGCATCGGAAAGCGTTTGAGCATGATGTGGTCTTCACGCCGGAACTCTTTTTGCAGGCTATGCCATTCAACCTCCATATGCAGCAGGGGCGCCATCAGGTACAAGGGAATGCTGCGCAATGTGTCATATTTATTGCCGGCATCGCCGCACCAGTTGAGGCCAATACGCAAGCGCCTGGCTGGACCTAGCAATTGCTGCCAAGGTTGCTGGTGCCGCTCTGAAATCTGCAAGTAAGGCAGGGTGGCAGGGATCGTGTCCAACAAGGTGTTGAAAGCGACAGGCAGGCTCAGCATGGGGCAATGCACATCAAAATGCGGCAGGGGTCGCCCATCCTGTCGGATGATAAAAATACTTGCGTCCTGTGCCCAAAATTCGTTGAGTAAATCAAACAATGCCTCAGGGACAGCGACGATGATCTGGTTAGGCTTGAATGCCTTGATCAATGGAATATAGCGGCAAAACTGCAAAGTGTCGCTGAGAGCCATTTCAGCCTGGATGAAGATGGTTTTGCCGACCAGCGAGCTATTGCCACGCCATAATCGTTGCAAGTCCGGACGTTGGTTGTCAGGAAACATATGCCAGCGTGCTTCGTACATCGGCCAGCCAGTCTCATATTCCCCTCTTGCCAGTTGTAGCATACTTAAATAGTAACGGGCTTGGGTGTGATTGGGTGCATGCTGCACGGCCTTGCCCAGGCATTGATAGGACTCGTCACTATCGCCGTTTTCATAGAGCGCCAGGCCTAGATTACAGTAGGCAGAGGCATATCCCGGGTTGAGCTGCAAGGCCTGGCGGAAGTCGCTGATAGCCTCAATATATTTACCTAGCTGGCACAAAATGACGCCACGGTTGTTGTAGGGCACAGGGAGGTTAGGCTCGTAGCTAATCGCTTGGTTAAAGCTGCCCAGGGCCTCTTGTGTGCTTCCCTGCAACTGCAGTATGAGTCCACGTTGATGATAGGCTTCTGCAAAATCCGGCTGGATCTGGACGGCCTGGTTCATGCATGCCAATGCTTCATCTGTTGCCTGCATCTGCTGGCACAACACCCCCAGACGGTAGTGAAAATGGGCATGTTCCGGATGTGCGGCAATCGCCTGTCTGAGCACCTCAATAGCTTTTTCAACTTGCTGAGCCTGTAGCATTAAATCCACGCATTCACTGAACGCTTGCATATGTTGCGGATTTAACTTGGTCACTGTACGCAAACGCAAAATTGCTTCCGGGAGACGACCCAGGTTTTTCAGCGCACGTGCATCCAGGTAATAAGCATTCGCGTGTTTTGCATCCAGCGCAATCGCCTGTTTATAGCATTCATGTGCAGCCTTGAACTGCTGCGTGCGCATATGCAGGTTTGCAAGCTGCAAACGCAGCTCCAATAAATCAGGTTTCAGGCTGATAGCTTGCAACAAGTATTGCTCGGCGGCATGAAACTCCTGGTTTTGCAGCATCAGGCCGGCCAGTTTCTGGTAGGCCTCCCACTTTTCCGGGTCTGCGGCAATCAGTTTGAGCAGTTTTGCAATGGCTTCATTATTCATGGGAGTGACTGCGGACCTTCAAACGATTGCGGATGACCTTAGGATAACGGAATAAGTGGCTACGCGGGCAAATCGCTGTGTTGCGCGGTCCTCATCACCTCGCCGTACTTCATGTACTGTCTCGGTTCTTGCGTTCCGTGCGCCTTGCACTTTATCCCGCTCGCTCACTTCTTCCGTATATCCCTTAAAATGACTGATGGCGGATTAAGGTACAATAAGCAGCTGTAAGCGTCAACGACCTGAATGTCATAAATCTGTTGTAAAGAAGGAAAATCGAATGCTGATCAAACTGATCATGTACGGACTTTTGCTGTGGCTGGCCATCTGGGGCTACCGCCAATACCAGCAGCCATCAACCCGCGTCAGTGT contains the following coding sequences:
- a CDS encoding cupin domain-containing protein, with the translated sequence MTQIIIDHNPSEEKLNELGVRSWNTWDCAPSKFPLDFTATEKAYVLEGEFKVTPQGGDTVTIKAGDYVEFPKGLKSQWEVVKQLKKHYKHF
- a CDS encoding TonB-dependent receptor, whose amino-acid sequence is MKPITKPLSLISLLLTTPVLAAEDDETVKLPEVVVSADFRPNTAEKTPISLTEIKKETIEARGAQHLEEVLNLAPNVNVTSGASRGRFLQIRGMGIRSQYNNPVNPSVGLIIDGIDFSRLGGAATLFDIDAIEVLRGPQGTKFGPNAIAGVVTMQSAEPTKDFKLRAQSGVAEYNTRNLGLAVGGTIVEDRLLGRASIYSHKSDGYMQNDTLGRDNTQNQDELTFRSKFKLFATEDLTLDFTLMHLNIDNGYDAFTLDNSRRSKADQPGEDALRANAFGVKANWQASDAVIIQSEATYLKADSAYGFDGDWSKGLAIGYSGTEQYKRKHDNYSFEVRALSDKVGRIFNDSTDWTVGFYHFSQDEKFDSNINYGTPNLLNGRFDTDNTALFGQLDSHLTEKLTLVTGLRAEHFEARYRDSDNLVKNISEMLYGTKLGLNYQANQDHLLYTSLSRGYKPGGVNNDNRVQPSQRAFNTEYMWNLEAGVKSHWLDGSLVTNVAVFYAKRKDAQTKSSTQVGTSFIEFYDNAAQATHMGLEAGLDWFLTDQLRVIGSLGLLNAKFNEYQNPNPAAVKLQGRDVASAPSYQYNLGAEWYANAAWTLRANVEGKDAFYFSDSHNSKSSAYALVNANADYKYDKHWRVSIWVRNLLDKDYATRGFFFDQGFGNQGYQQYGEPRIGGITVTFDY
- a CDS encoding YkoF family thiamine/hydroxymethylpyrimidine-binding protein, encoding MRISVDISLYPLTEGYVEPILAFINKLEGNKKLVVKRNSLATQVFGEYRDVMDCLDGEMEAVFNALPHSVFVMKFIGTDRADVVDV
- the pnuC gene encoding nicotinamide riboside transporter PnuC, producing the protein MNQDLYQAILNAFHQMSHWEIAAASMGVAYILLAAKESQWCWPFAFFSTLVYTVLFWHDQLPMQAFLNFYYMGMAIYGFWVWHQHGTQTDTLTISRWPWLRHVAFIAVGVAVSAVVSAYLQKTGQSQSPVLDAYTTVFSVMNTWLIARKVLENWLYWAVIDGAATLLYVQTGYYATAALFVLNTILAIVGFISWVKLYRQQTK
- a CDS encoding phosphotransferase, which codes for MLTYPQLTASEQARLPKLIAQPKAIQNKFEDSTHQLFYCQTIDGPMVLKVCNEATIEKSHFWLGANHLFAADFPNSLGNIRSTHHFLEKNGALAVPDFVSASSNRFVLTHFLAGKDVETERVADQWVVKLAEHIAKLHQCTYSRWGMLHAPQFSASEWGDHLYETLAFLVQQQHKRIAEPLLKEVLAHAKSIQETDFVPVMLDLRWDQFRLSDSGNNDLVLIDLDAFVIAPRALDLILLEYVLTPTQLVLFKQRYTQTHRWPDHNAKSPCYQLLLFLMNVLGESDLEKWMQRI
- a CDS encoding [protein-PII] uridylyltransferase yields the protein MTVIAKEQLKHWRESLQLARQQIADAYLATPQAKTLLRQHTRVLDQLLRDIWRAYALPDTVSLIAVGGYGRGDMFPHSDIDLLILMPQLSSQQLQTDVESLIGTLWDIGLNIGHSVRSLQECLDEAKLDVTIMTNLLEARWLTGDKSSFKTLAHSLQTQLDSVRFFAEKLREQQMRHAKFHDTAYNLEPNVKESPGGLRDLHMILWIAQSQNLGHDWNDLVHAGLLSRSQANQLKRHERLLQNLRIRLHLLAKRREDRLVFDFQNALAEQMGYQTTPQKRASELLMQGFYRSAKAIIIENEVLLKLMHARVNPATEPATAIDEDFTLSQGLLSAQSADLFQRKPEAILRCFQLLQQHPEITGFSAPLVRALQATQPLIDHKFRQNAAYKALFLQILQSREGVHRSLRRMNRYGILGRYIPVFGRVIAQMQHDLFHVYTVDEHTLNVLRNLRRFAKADLRHEFPLCSELFNAFSQPHLLYLAAIFHDIAKGRGGDHSTLGTLDARRFCRKLGLPKNDTELVAWLVEAHLKLSSTAQKSDLSDPDVIEGFAQLVGSEYRLTALYLLTVADIRGTSPNVWNAWKAKLLESLFLQTRRVLQQSLNTEAQLSLRKQEVLQKLSSFNLKESSVHPLWQAFGAGYFSRFDSDEIAWQSRLLIPHQAADKPIVRARLSPKGDGIQVMIYSRDQKEIFARICHFFDSMQYNIVQAKIFTTAHGYALDNFIVLEPDTRQISYNGLLKHIEQGLTEQLLSDQAIPTPIRGRVSRQVKHMPITTQVSLRPVAGHPPQGHAFQQLDVIANDRPGLLASMAQIFLKHGIELHNAKINTLGNRVEDSFLISACDGQPLGDRQIAALSEALNEL
- the map gene encoding type I methionyl aminopeptidase, with product MAIILHTPEEIEKMRVAGRLAAEVLDYITPFVVAGVTTNRLDQLCHDYIVNEQQAIPAPLNYAPDGHTPYPKSICTSINQQICHGVPSEKELKNGDIVNIDITVIKDGYHGDTSRMFMVGSVTPQAKRLCDLTYQAMWRGIEKVKPGNTLGDIGYAIQSFAEKNGYSIVREFCGHGIGKKFHCEPQVLHYGKPGAGLTLKPGMIFTIEPMINAGRRDIKFMSDGWTVVTKDRSLSAQWEHTVLVTEDGFEIMTVSAGTPPRPDL
- a CDS encoding HDOD domain-containing protein, giving the protein MVTLTEARENRTVNDWVAFFKQADIPVLRQTARELAALREREDEMGARDITRVVINDPLMMFKVLTYANNHRSRHQLQDLVQVEQAIIMMGNSTFFDQIPTVPHVEDVLDSHVSALVDLLKLMIRAHRAGYFAADFASHLMDLHAEELRVAASLYDFAEMLMWIFNPEAMSEIRNRQAADKTLRSRVVQQEILGFRVVELQEALVHVFNLPSLLTDLMDEQRAHLPRVRNVQLAVNLARHSADGWDNAALPDDYKDISQLLHVDIERVMHIVGARH
- a CDS encoding tetratricopeptide repeat protein; the protein is MNNEAIAKLLKLIAADPEKWEAYQKLAGLMLQNQEFHAAEQYLLQAISLKPDLLELRLQLANLHMRTQQFKAAHECYKQAIALDAKHANAYYLDARALKNLGRLPEAILRLRTVTKLNPQHMQAFSECVDLMLQAQQVEKAIEVLRQAIAAHPEHAHFHYRLGVLCQQMQATDEALACMNQAVQIQPDFAEAYHQRGLILQLQGSTQEALGSFNQAISYEPNLPVPYNNRGVILCQLGKYIEAISDFRQALQLNPGYASAYCNLGLALYENGDSDESYQCLGKAVQHAPNHTQARYYLSMLQLARGEYETGWPMYEARWHMFPDNQRPDLQRLWRGNSSLVGKTIFIQAEMALSDTLQFCRYIPLIKAFKPNQIIVAVPEALFDLLNEFWAQDASIFIIRQDGRPLPHFDVHCPMLSLPVAFNTLLDTIPATLPYLQISERHQQPWQQLLGPARRLRIGLNWCGDAGNKYDTLRSIPLYLMAPLLHMEVEWHSLQKEFRREDHIMLKRFPMLECHHPALTDFTQTAGLIMQMDLVISADTAVAHLSAALGKQVWLLLPHQCHFRWLQYREDSPWYPGMRIFRQAHEESWESVIDRVHQAITDLLVIR